Proteins from one Cryptomeria japonica chromosome 4, Sugi_1.0, whole genome shotgun sequence genomic window:
- the LOC131040818 gene encoding putative UPF0481 protein At3g02645: MANMSVWKTWTIDVIDSLEAVPAVLEKKVLYAVPSCLKNDQTEVFYHPKQISFGPRHFVLSGRSENFSDSENFKSEVARKFPGQFKSLVENLKSNHMERLEKIYGIEVIGRFPEEDRDVGLSWLLARDGCFLLEVLQSFEDGRNEEGTERNQGQEGTGTNHGEKTMLQHILKRDNHHPLLNEIVKDMFKLENQLPLRILDDIRLHLRRDGEANWFESALKNLSPIEVRPEVGRPTYKNKIHILQMLGQYMIDNIEDPSPTTEHTKENRIVEAENKALLDAWRDAQRNKKKLFKYIINMLKFVFVVIFVLLISPVLIIWFVWLLIWLMRESYRTYLRGRAEEDGRHVPTIEELHRIGVKFKALKGEGISHIHFNESKSTLHLPKFTVDDRSEVILRNLLVMETQWEDKEKIITRYAVFMNDLINTSEDVARLRRRGIIANKLGSDEDVARLWNSVTVPATDIPSYEKIDMVSESINAYRRKWWRVLWAQFWNAYCSKPWLVASLLGGISLLSLTVVQVVCLFNNCSNSGE; this comes from the coding sequence ATGGCCAACATGAGCGTTTGGAAGACATGGACAATTGACGTCATAGACAGTTTAGAGGCCGTACCTGCAGTTCTTGAGAAGAAAGTCCTTTATGCTGTTCCATCCTGTTTGAAGAATGACCAGACAGAGGTATTCTACCATCCTAAACAGATCTCCTTCGGTCCACGACATTTTGTTCTTTCTGGTCGCTCAGAAAATTTCAGTGACTCGGAAAATTTCAAGTCAGAAGTCGCCCGCAAATTTCCTGGGCAGTTCAAATCGTTAGTGGAGAATCTTAAGAGCAATCACATGGAGCGCTTAGAGAAAATCTATGGCATAGAAGTCATCGGCAGATTTCCCGAAGAAGATAGGGATGTTGGCCTTTCCTGGCTGTTGGCAAGAGACGGCTGCTTCCTTCTAGAAGTCCTCCAAAGTtttgaagatggaagaaatgagGAAGGCACGGAAAGAAATCAGGGACAAGAAGGGACAGGAACAAATCACGGAGAGAAGACCATGTTGCAGCATATTCTTAAGAGGGACAACCACCACCCTTTGTTGAACGAAATAGTGAAAGATATGTTCAAGTTGGAGAATCAGTTGCCACTCCGGATTTTAGACGATATAAGGCTGCATCTGAGGAGGGACGGGGAAGCTAACTGGTTTGAGTCTGCATTGAAAAACTTATCTCCTATTGAGGTAAGGCCGGAAGTTGGCAGACCGACCTACAAGAACAAAATTCATATCCTCCAGATGCTTGGTCAATATATGATCGACAATATAGAAGACCCATCTCCTACTACAGAGCATACAAAGGAAAATCGTATAGTTGAAGCTGAGAATAAAGCACTCCTGGATGCATGGCGAGATGctcagagaaacaaaaagaagCTATTCAAATATATCATTAATATGCTAAAGTTCGTATTTGTTGTAATATTTGTTCTTCTCATTTCTCCTGTTTTAATCATATGGTTTGTATGGTTACTCATCTGGTTAATGAGGGAATCCTATCGAACTTACTTGCGGGGTAGAGCAGAGGAGGATGGCCGTCACGTTCCAACTATAGAAGAGTTGCATAGGATAGGAGTGAAATTCAAGGCATTGAAGGGCGAAGGAATCAGCCACATACATTTCAATGAGAGCAAGTCAACACTGCACCTGCCTAAGTTCACCGTAGACGACAGGTCGGAGGTGATACTGAGAAACCTTTTGGTGATGGAGACGCAATGGGAGGATAAAGAGAAAATAATAACGAGGTATGCGGTGTTCATGAACGACCTTATTAACACCAGTGAGGACGTGGCTCGGTTGAGGCGACGAGGCATCATCGCCAATAAGCTTGGAAGCGACGAAGACGTGGCTCGGCTCTGGAACAGTGTCACTGTTCCGGCAACCGACATACCAAGTTATGAAAAGATTGACATGGTTTCAGAATCTATAAATGCTTACCGAAGAAAATGGTGGAGGGTTCTGTGGGCTCAATTTTGGAACGCCTACTGTTCTAAGCCATGGTTAGTCGCTTCTCTTCTCGGAGGAATCTCCCTTCTGTCACTTACGGTAGTACAGGTCGTTTGCTTATTTAACAACTGTTCAAATTCGGGTGAGTAg